The Microbacterium sp. Nx66 genome contains a region encoding:
- a CDS encoding PH domain-containing protein codes for MPPPGTPAEELLIARFRGHARRLFWSALVLIAVFGATAYFYGNLLAGFEDWMLLAAAGTVVLVAVVIPFIVWYSRTTTITTRRVIAAQGLGARNRREMSHARGYTIGVRRGPLQRMWGCGTITLSNGVDAPLRLVNVPNVTLVHETLADQIEVGQILAHRDAQASGDDFA; via the coding sequence ATGCCGCCGCCCGGCACTCCCGCCGAGGAGTTGCTGATCGCGCGCTTCCGTGGCCACGCGCGTCGGCTCTTCTGGTCGGCGCTCGTGCTCATCGCCGTCTTCGGGGCCACCGCCTACTTCTACGGCAACCTGCTGGCCGGCTTCGAGGACTGGATGCTGCTCGCGGCTGCGGGGACCGTCGTCCTCGTCGCCGTCGTGATCCCCTTCATCGTCTGGTACTCCCGTACGACGACGATCACGACGCGTCGCGTCATCGCCGCCCAGGGCCTGGGTGCGCGCAACCGCCGCGAGATGTCGCACGCACGCGGTTACACGATCGGCGTCCGTCGCGGCCCGCTGCAGCGGATGTGGGGCTGCGGGACCATCACGCTCTCGAACGGCGTGGACGCGCCTCTGCGTCTGGTGAACGTGCCGAACGTCACCCTCGTGCACGAGACCCTCGCCGACCAGATCGAGGTCGGTCAGATCCTCGCCCACCGCGACGCCCAGGCGAGCGGCGACGACTTCGCCTGA
- a CDS encoding 5-(carboxyamino)imidazole ribonucleotide synthase: MALRVGVIGGGQLARMMIAPAVELGLDLRVLAEEEGMAAGLAATAVGDYRDLETVRAFAADVDVITFDHEHVPQDVLRALVAEGVAVHPGPDALQFAQDKLVMRSRLAELGVPQPEWAPVRSADDLQRFLDEHDGAAVVKTPRGGYDGKGVRVVRSGAEAQDWLDTLQGSDALLVEELVPFVRELAQQVARRPGGEMIPYPVVETVQRDGVCAEVIAPAPAATERLAEVAEDIGRRIAEGLGVTGMLAVELFETDDERILVNELAMRPHNSGHWSQDGAVTGQFEQHLRAVADLPLGNTQPRAAWSVMVNILGGPTDGTLGDRFEAAMTAHPDAKIHTYGKAPRPGRKVGHVNVAGDDLDDAVYEARAAAAAFA; this comes from the coding sequence ATGGCGCTGCGCGTGGGCGTGATCGGCGGAGGACAGCTGGCACGGATGATGATCGCTCCGGCGGTCGAGCTCGGTCTCGATCTGCGGGTGCTCGCCGAAGAGGAGGGTATGGCCGCGGGCCTCGCCGCCACAGCGGTGGGTGACTACCGGGACCTCGAGACCGTGCGTGCCTTCGCCGCCGACGTCGACGTCATCACGTTCGACCACGAGCATGTGCCGCAGGACGTGCTCCGCGCTCTCGTCGCCGAGGGCGTCGCCGTGCACCCCGGCCCGGATGCGCTCCAGTTCGCCCAGGACAAGCTCGTCATGCGCTCCCGGCTGGCGGAGCTCGGCGTGCCGCAGCCCGAGTGGGCTCCGGTCCGCTCCGCTGACGACCTGCAACGCTTCCTCGACGAGCACGACGGTGCCGCGGTGGTCAAGACGCCGCGGGGCGGGTACGACGGCAAGGGTGTGCGGGTGGTGCGCTCGGGCGCCGAAGCGCAGGACTGGCTCGATACGCTGCAGGGCTCTGACGCCCTGCTCGTCGAGGAGCTCGTCCCCTTCGTCCGTGAGCTCGCCCAGCAGGTCGCACGCCGACCCGGGGGAGAGATGATCCCGTATCCGGTCGTCGAGACGGTGCAGCGCGACGGCGTCTGCGCCGAGGTGATCGCCCCGGCGCCCGCGGCGACCGAGCGTCTCGCCGAGGTCGCTGAGGACATCGGCCGTCGTATCGCGGAGGGCCTGGGCGTGACCGGGATGCTCGCGGTCGAGCTCTTCGAGACGGACGACGAGCGCATCCTCGTGAACGAGCTCGCCATGCGACCGCACAACAGCGGACATTGGAGCCAGGACGGAGCCGTCACCGGACAGTTCGAGCAGCATCTGCGTGCCGTGGCGGATCTGCCCCTGGGGAACACCCAGCCCCGCGCGGCATGGTCGGTCATGGTGAACATCCTCGGCGGCCCGACGGACGGCACTCTCGGAGACCGTTTCGAGGCGGCGATGACCGCGCACCCCGATGCCAAGATCCACACGTACGGCAAGGCGCCGCGGCCCGGCCGCAAGGTGGGGCACGTGAACGTCGCCGGGGACGACCTCGACGACGCGGTGTACGAGGCCAGGGCCGCCGCAGCGGCCTTCGCCTGA
- a CDS encoding LCP family protein translates to MTLAPPRATRRPLIETRPLRHPDPADPGLMSKRAWWLVGLNLLIPGSAQVLAGNRRLGRFGLGVTLTTWVLAVLALALALFARPVFLWLTIGGGFVSAVLLTLVQVLLVGVVVLWIVLTFDTLRLVRLVKVPAPSRFVLPVVALLLLGLVGGMTGYAATAVGSVRGSVGAIFGQSGPSLPPSDGYYNILLLGADSGDGRDSMRFDSISVVSVNAETGAVTITGIPRELPHAPFSDGSPMQELYPDGFQGQGSSTCGWNGWMNHVRNAAEVCREDKGTGLYPDADATGSAPGIEATKDAAEGVLGIEIPYYVFVDMHGFADLVDALGGVDIAVTERLPKGGPPEGWSGTDVNEWAIGWIEPGQQHMDGDTAQWYARSRYTTSDWDRMKRQRELQEAILAQFTPQTVLTRFNEVAAAGTALIDTDLPQGKLPEFFDLMLKAKEQPVQTVELTPENGVDEFDPNYDFIHELMQQKLHPPTETPTPAP, encoded by the coding sequence GTGACCCTTGCGCCCCCGCGCGCGACACGACGTCCGCTCATCGAGACGCGGCCGCTGCGACACCCGGACCCGGCCGATCCGGGCCTCATGTCGAAGCGTGCCTGGTGGCTCGTCGGGCTCAACCTCCTCATCCCGGGCTCCGCGCAGGTGCTCGCGGGCAATCGCCGCCTGGGCAGGTTCGGACTCGGCGTCACGCTGACGACGTGGGTCCTGGCCGTCCTCGCCCTCGCCCTCGCCCTGTTCGCGCGCCCCGTCTTCCTCTGGCTCACGATCGGCGGCGGCTTCGTCTCGGCGGTACTGCTCACCCTCGTGCAGGTGCTGCTCGTGGGTGTCGTGGTGCTCTGGATCGTCCTCACCTTCGACACGCTCCGGCTCGTCCGTCTGGTCAAGGTCCCCGCGCCGTCGCGCTTCGTCCTCCCGGTCGTCGCCCTCCTCCTGTTGGGGCTGGTCGGCGGCATGACCGGGTACGCGGCCACGGCGGTGGGCTCGGTGCGGGGCAGCGTCGGGGCCATCTTCGGGCAGAGTGGGCCGAGCCTGCCACCCAGCGACGGCTACTACAACATCCTGCTGCTCGGCGCGGACAGTGGAGACGGTCGCGACTCGATGCGGTTCGACAGCATCTCCGTCGTCTCCGTCAATGCCGAGACCGGCGCGGTCACCATCACCGGCATCCCCCGTGAGCTCCCGCATGCGCCGTTCAGCGACGGCAGCCCGATGCAGGAGCTGTATCCCGACGGCTTCCAGGGACAGGGCTCGTCCACCTGCGGCTGGAACGGCTGGATGAACCATGTGCGCAACGCCGCGGAGGTGTGCCGGGAGGACAAGGGGACCGGGCTCTATCCGGACGCGGACGCCACGGGCTCGGCACCGGGCATCGAGGCGACCAAGGACGCCGCGGAGGGCGTGCTCGGCATCGAGATCCCGTACTACGTGTTCGTCGACATGCACGGCTTCGCCGACCTCGTGGACGCCCTCGGCGGCGTGGACATCGCCGTCACCGAGCGCCTCCCCAAGGGCGGTCCGCCCGAGGGGTGGTCCGGGACCGACGTGAACGAGTGGGCGATCGGGTGGATCGAGCCCGGGCAGCAGCACATGGATGGCGACACCGCGCAGTGGTACGCCCGCTCGCGGTACACGACCAGCGACTGGGACCGCATGAAGCGGCAGCGCGAGCTGCAGGAGGCGATCCTCGCCCAGTTCACGCCGCAGACCGTGCTCACGCGTTTCAACGAGGTGGCTGCCGCGGGCACGGCGCTCATCGACACGGATCTTCCGCAGGGCAAGCTGCCGGAGTTCTTCGATCTCATGCTCAAGGCCAAGGAGCAGCCGGTCCAGACGGTCGAACTGACGCCGGAGAACGGTGTCGACGAGTTCGACCCGAACTACGACTTCATCCACGAGCTCATGCAGCAGAAACTGCATCCGCCGACGGAGACCCCTACCCCCGCCCCGTGA
- the purE gene encoding 5-(carboxyamino)imidazole ribonucleotide mutase has translation MGSDSDWRVMSDASQALTDFGIPHEVEVVSAHRTPDKLMSYAREARSRGLRVIIAGAGGAAHLPGMLASMTALPVIGVPVPLAYLDGMDSLLSIVQMPAGIPVATVSIGGARNAGLLAARILAAADDDLADRVEAYAADLEAQVEEKNDRLKGSL, from the coding sequence ATGGGATCCGACTCCGACTGGCGCGTCATGAGCGACGCGTCCCAAGCGCTCACCGACTTCGGGATCCCTCACGAGGTCGAGGTGGTCTCGGCCCACCGCACGCCGGACAAGCTCATGTCGTACGCGCGTGAGGCGCGGTCTCGTGGCCTGCGCGTCATCATCGCGGGCGCCGGCGGTGCCGCCCACCTGCCCGGCATGCTCGCATCGATGACGGCGCTCCCGGTCATCGGCGTCCCCGTGCCGCTCGCGTACCTGGACGGCATGGACTCCCTGCTGTCGATCGTGCAGATGCCCGCGGGTATCCCGGTCGCGACGGTGTCGATCGGCGGCGCGCGCAACGCCGGCCTGCTCGCGGCCCGGATCCTCGCTGCCGCGGACGACGATCTGGCGGACCGCGTCGAGGCCTACGCCGCCGACCTCGAGGCGCAGGTCGAGGAGAAGAACGATCGGCTGAAGGGCTCGCTGTGA